Proteins encoded by one window of Musa acuminata AAA Group cultivar baxijiao chromosome BXJ2-9, Cavendish_Baxijiao_AAA, whole genome shotgun sequence:
- the LOC135623149 gene encoding pentatricopeptide repeat-containing protein At5g66520-like, with protein MAAPAVVFVSPASLPRSSTTAEHRRATLRGLDSCRSMPELRLYHSQLIRLGLSEDNDAVGRLIKFLALHPSGDLPYALHLLGLLPRPDPFVFNTLLGTLPSPAESLLLYSDMLLRYVAPNSFTFPSILKPISAGRDIDAGRQVHAHVLKLGFHPDVFSQNNLIRFYLSCGLTVDARRVFDTMARTDVVSWTTMISGLSKLGSVDEARELFDRMPERNSVSWNAMIAGYVQCGRFKNAFELFSRMRTEGIELNKFVAASMLAACSGMGALEQGEWIHGHIERMGIELDPKLGTTIIDMYCKCGCLDKAFKVFRGLSCRGLSSWNCMIGGLAMHGLGKEAVKLFDEMMKEEVIPDDITLLNVLSACAHAGLISEGRHYFYYMVREFRIEPKMEHFGCMVDMLGRAGLLDEAKQVIQEMPMDADAGVLGALLGACKIHGNVDLGEQIGRRVIELDPLNSGRYVLLANLFASAGRWDDAAEVRRLMNDRGVNKEPGCSMIEMGGVVSEFIAGGKSHPQAREIYVMVDEMLERIKAEGYAPDTSGVLHDIDEEEKENPLYYHSEKLAIAFGLLNTRSGDTIRITKNLRVCRDCHAASKLVSKVFDREIIVRDRNRFHHFMGGECSCRDYW; from the coding sequence ATGGCCGCCCCCGCCGTGGTGTTCGTGTCCCCGGCGTCCCTGCCCAGATCTTCCACCACCGCTGAGCACCGGCGCGCCACCCTCCGGGGCCTCGATTCTTGTAGGTCCATGCCGGAGCTGCGGCTGTACCACTCCCAGCTCATCCGCCTCGGACTTTCCGAGGACAATGACGCCGTCGGACGCCTCATCAAGTTCCTCGCCCTCCACCCCTCCGGCGACCTCCCTTACGCGCTCCACCTTCTCGGCCTCCTCCCGCGCCCCGACCCCTTCGTCTTCAACACCCTACTCGGCACCCTTCCCTCCCCCGCAGAATCCCTCCTCCTCTACTCCGACATGCTCCTCCGCTACGTGGCCCCCAACAGCTTCACCTTCCCGTCCATCCTGAAGCCCATCTCTGCCGGCCGCGACATCGACGCTGGCCGCCAGGTCCACGCCCACGTTCTCAAGCTCGGCTTCCACCCCGACGTCTTCTCCCAGAACAACCTCATCCGCTTCTACCTCAGCTGCGGCCTCACCGTCGATGCTCGGCGTGTGTTCGACACCATGGCTCGCACGGATGTCGTCTCTTGGACGACGATGATCAGCGGATTATCCAAACTTGGCTCAGTCGATGAGGCACGCGAGCTGTTTGATCGAATGCCCGAGAGGAATTCTGTTTCGTGGAACGCGATGATTGCTGGGTATGTGCAGTGTGGGAGGTTCAAGAATGCGTTTGAGCTATTTTCTCGCATGCGGACAGAAGGAATCGAGCTCAATAAGTTTGTCGCGGCCAGCATGCTGGCTGCCTGCTCGGGAATGGGAGCATTGGAGCAGGGGGAGTGGATTCATGGGCACATTGAGAGGATGGGGATCGAGTTGGATCCTAAGCTTGGCACCACAATCATCGACATGTATTGCAAGTGCGGTTGCTTGGACAAGGCATTCAAGGTCTTTCGTGGATTGTCCTGCAGAGGGCTCTCATCTTGGAATTGCATGATTGGAGGGCTCGCAATGCATGGCCTTGGTAAGGAAGCTGTTAAACTGTTCGATGAAATGATGAAGGAAGAGGTGATACCCGACGACATCACCCTCTTGAATGTCCTCAGTGCTTGTGCGCATGCAGGATTGATCTCTGAGGGTCGACATTACTTCTACTACATGGTTCGTGAGTTTAGAATTGAGCCAAAGATGGAGCATTTTGGGTGCATGGTAGATATGCTGGGAAGAGCAGGGCTTTTGGATGAAGCAAAGCAGGTCATACAAGAGATGCCTATGGATGCCGATGCTGGTGTTCTGGGTGCTCTTCTTGGGGCGTGCAAGATTCATGGCAACGTCGATCTTGGTGAGCAAATTGGTCGAAGGGTTATCGAATTGGATCCTCTTAACAGTGGTCGATACGTATTGTTGGCTAACCTATTTGCTAGTGCGGGAAGGTGGGATGATGCGGCCGAAGTGAGGAGGTTGATGAATGACAGGGGGGTCAACAAGGAGCCGGGATGTTCGATGATTGAAATGGGTGGTGTGGTCAGTGAGTTCATTGCGGGCGGCAAGTCTCATCCCCAGGCCAGAGAAATATATGTCATGGTGGATGAGATGTTGGAGAGGATAAAGGCAGAGGGATATGCTCCAGACACTAGTGGAGTGCTGCATGATATcgatgaggaggagaaagagaatccTCTTTACTACCACAGCGAGAAGCTTGCCATAGCTTTCGGGCTACTGAACACTAGATCAGGTGACACGATACGCATCACAAAGAACTTGAGAGTTTGTAGGGATTGCCATGCAGCGAGTAAGCTCGTCTCCAAAGTTTTTGACAGGGAAATCATTGTGAGGGACCGGAACCGTTTCCACCATTTCATGGGAGGAGAGTGTTCTTGCAGAGACTATTGGTGA
- the LOC103998103 gene encoding uncharacterized protein LOC103998103, which yields MTLGTATKHDYGEPSYWDQRYRQYPEQFDWYQKYQSLAPLFDLYLRRSHRLLLVGCGNSALGESMVDDGYQDVVNIDVSSIVIEAMQKKHMDKPGLKYIKMDVRDMDPFQSSSFDAVIDKGTLDSLMCGHNALLNATKMLQEVGRVLKDKGVYILITYGDPSYRLSLLRDIELWTINMHVIERIEKSSGQKTWELITPLPLNEDGSSVAAVLRSNPEVHYIYVCIKDESRRWQQSTETNDIRNEQ from the exons aTGACGCTGGGCACTGCGACGAAGCACGACTACGGCGAGCCCTCCTACTGGGACCAGAGGTACCGGCAATACCCGGAGCAGTTCGATTGGTACCAGAAGTACCAAAGCCTGGCCCCGCTCTTCGACCTCTACCTCCGTCGCTCCCACCGCCTCCTCCTCGTCGGCTGCGGCAACTCGG CGCTAGGTGAGAGCATGGTCGATGACGGTTACCAGGATGTTGTCAACATAGATGTATCATCCATCGTGATAGAAGCTATGCAAAAGAAGCATATGGATAAACCAGGGCTCAAGT ATATCAAGATGGATGTACGAGATATGGATCCTTTCCAATCTAGTTCGTTTGATGCTGTTATTGATAAAG GAACTCTTGACTCTCTTATG TGTGGACATAATGCATTACTAAATGCAACCAAGATGCTGCAGGAGGTTGGCAG GGTCCTCAAGGATAAAGGAGTATATATCCTG ATCACTTATGGAGATCCAAGTTATCGATTGAGTTTGTTAAGGGACATAGAATTATGGACTATAAACATGCATGTAATAG AGAGAATAGAGAAGAGTTCAGGGCAGAAGACATGGGAGCTGATTACTCCATTGCCATTAAATGAGGATGGTAGTTCTGTTGCTGCAGTTCTTAGATCAAACCCCGAAGTCCACTACATTTATGTCTGTATCAAG GACGAATCTCGAAGGTGGCAACAAAGCACGGAGACTAATGACATCAGGAATGAACAGTAA
- the LOC135583898 gene encoding uncharacterized protein LOC135583898 produces MTTTTTSAAAKGCGGDGCNALHPWPLHHVRHRGGIRRLCTSCVLKCHNGSFCSSCFSVLDAGPSRPTPTPRPAVVRCSKCPSVCHLTCLQNPNLASQYLCPCCSNPDGFSYFLVSTSADAGGVAIEGSVAPCEEKRKTIDLNSAKVLFAAARLAVASMSRAAAAARVEAERKVKEAMVARKRAREMLERALLISKKERERIKELIGSGDKAMVASLEVINPKKKKKKAPKPEGPSVMSITAAHKRVQAHGIAENRKSKSTSVSSVQSSVAVDMKNSAVRAVRNQSNYVEQEENKALRFGSKSGSVKED; encoded by the coding sequence ATGACGACCACGACGACATCAGCAGCGGCGAAGGGTTGCGGCGGTGACGGCTGCAATGCCCTCCACCCGTGGCCGCTCCACCACGTTCGCCACCGTGGTGGCATCCGTCGCCTCTGCACCTCCTGCGTCCTCAAGTGTCACAACGGCTCTTTCTGCTCCTCCTGCTTTTCCGTCCTCGACGCTGGCCCGTCCCGTCCTACGCCCACGCCGCGGCCTGCCGTCGTCCGCTGCTCCAAGTGCCCATCGGTCTGCCACCTTACCTGCCTCCAGAACCCCAACCTCGCCTCCCAATACCTCTGCCCTTGTTGCAGCAACCCAGATGGCTTCTCCTATTTCCTCGTCTCCACCTCGGCCGACGCCGGAGGGGTCGCGATAGAGGGTTCGGTAGCGCCATGCGAGGAAAAGAGAAAGACGATCGATCTCAACTCGGCAAAAGTGCTGTTTGCCGCCGCACGGCTTGCGGTCGCTTCAATGAGCAGGGCGGCAGCTGCCGCCAGGGTTGAAGCCGAGAGGAAGGTGAAGGAGGCCATGGTGGCGAGAAAGAGGGCGAGGGAGATGCTCGAGAGGGCCCTCTTGATCTCcaagaaggagagggagagaatCAAGGAATTGATTGGATCCGGCGATAAGGCTATGGTTGCCTCATTGGAAGTCATTAAcccgaaaaagaagaagaagaaggcaccaaagCCAGAAGGTCCTTCGGTGATGTCCATAACAGCAGCGCATAAGAGAGTGCAGGCTCATGGCATTGCAGAAAATAGAAAGTCGAAGAGCACTTCTGTTTCTAGTGTGCAAAGCAGTGTTGCAGTGGACATGAAGAATTCAGCAGTAAGAGCTGTACGTAACCAATCAAATTATGTGGAACAAGAGGAGAATAAGGCACTTCGTTTTGGCTCTAAGAGTGGCAGTGTTAAGGAGGATTAG